One Actinomycetota bacterium genomic window carries:
- a CDS encoding alkylmercury lyase family protein, which produces MEADDTQRLRELRQVVYREFVEEGRPPTAAEAARRLQLGVEEVLAGWGRLHDDHVLVLDADRVGVRMAHPFSSRPMGFVVASDEQKWWGGCAWDSFGIMAALDQPVLVATTCLGCGRPLALLADPQAPPPEPYLAHFLVPAARWWDDVVRTCSTIRLACHAGHVEDWAAATGEPVGAVVDLATMWRLGKVWYGDRLHDDHRRRTPAEATAIFAELGLTGPFWRM; this is translated from the coding sequence GTGGAGGCCGACGACACCCAGCGCCTGCGGGAGCTGCGCCAGGTCGTCTACCGGGAGTTCGTGGAGGAGGGCCGTCCGCCGACGGCCGCCGAGGCCGCCCGCCGCCTCCAGCTCGGGGTCGAGGAGGTCCTGGCCGGCTGGGGACGCCTGCATGACGACCACGTGCTGGTGCTGGACGCCGACCGGGTCGGGGTCCGCATGGCCCACCCGTTCTCGAGCCGGCCGATGGGCTTCGTGGTCGCCTCGGACGAGCAGAAGTGGTGGGGCGGCTGCGCCTGGGACTCCTTCGGGATCATGGCCGCGCTCGACCAGCCGGTCCTGGTCGCGACCACCTGCCTGGGTTGCGGGCGGCCGCTGGCCCTGCTGGCCGACCCCCAGGCGCCGCCGCCCGAGCCGTACCTGGCCCACTTCCTCGTCCCGGCCGCCCGCTGGTGGGACGACGTGGTCCGGACCTGCTCGACCATCCGCCTGGCCTGCCACGCCGGGCACGTCGAGGACTGGGCGGCCGCCACCGGCGAGCCGGTCGGGGCCGTGGTCGACCTGGCCACCATGTGGCGCCTGGGCAAGGTCTGGTACGGGGACCGGCTGCACGACGACCACCGCCGCCGTACCCCTGCCGAGGCGACCGCCATCTTCGCCGAGCTGGGGCTCACCGGCCCCTTCTGGCGCATGTAG